From Leptotrichia wadei, one genomic window encodes:
- a CDS encoding dehydrogenase: protein MVIRSKAPLRLGLAGGGTDVSPYSDEFGGYVLNATINMHSYCTIEETDNGNITFEAIDRNEKYETNIKSYIELDGLLDLHKGVYNRIVKDFNRGEPLPAFKMTTFSEAPAGSGLGSSSTMVVAILNAYVEWLKLPLGEYDIANLAYKIERIDIGLSGGKQDQYAATFGGFNFMEFYEKDRVIVNPLRIKNWIKNELEHRMLLFYTGTSRDSAKIIDEQVKNATKKDNRSIEGMHELKKNALIMKEAVLKGDFELFTECLGNGWNAKKKTASVISNPLIEEIYEEAIKNGAKAGKISGAGGGGFMMFVIDPLKRIQIKKALKKYEGNVMEFSFSDKGIEAWTLNDK, encoded by the coding sequence ATGGTAATTAGAAGTAAAGCCCCTTTAAGATTAGGGTTAGCAGGTGGTGGAACAGATGTGTCTCCATACAGCGATGAATTTGGAGGTTATGTATTAAATGCAACTATTAATATGCATTCTTATTGTACAATAGAAGAAACTGATAATGGAAATATAACTTTTGAAGCAATTGACCGTAATGAAAAATATGAAACAAATATCAAGAGTTACATTGAATTAGATGGATTATTGGATTTACATAAAGGTGTATATAATAGAATAGTTAAAGACTTTAATAGAGGAGAACCGTTACCGGCTTTTAAAATGACTACGTTTTCAGAAGCGCCAGCTGGTTCAGGATTAGGGTCCTCATCAACAATGGTAGTTGCTATACTTAATGCATATGTAGAATGGCTAAAATTACCTTTAGGGGAATATGATATTGCTAATTTAGCATATAAAATAGAAAGAATTGATATAGGATTAAGTGGTGGGAAACAGGATCAATATGCCGCTACATTTGGTGGTTTTAATTTTATGGAATTTTATGAGAAAGACAGGGTTATTGTAAATCCATTAAGAATAAAAAATTGGATAAAAAATGAGTTGGAACATAGAATGCTATTATTTTATACAGGAACTTCTAGAGATTCTGCAAAAATAATAGATGAACAGGTAAAAAATGCAACTAAAAAAGATAATAGGAGTATAGAAGGAATGCATGAACTAAAGAAAAATGCATTGATAATGAAAGAAGCTGTTTTAAAAGGAGATTTTGAGTTGTTTACTGAATGTCTTGGAAATGGATGGAATGCGAAGAAAAAGACAGCTTCTGTAATTTCAAATCCTTTAATAGAAGAAATTTATGAGGAAGCTATAAAAAACGGAGCGAAAGCCGGGAAAATTTCTGGAGCAGGAGGAGGAGGATTTATGATGTTTGTAATTGATCCTTTGAAACGTATTCAGATAAAAAAAGCATTAAAGAAATATGAAGGCAATGTAATGGAATTTTCATTTTCTGATAAGGGAATTGAAGCCTGGACATTGAATGATAAATAA
- the gmd gene encoding GDP-mannose 4,6-dehydratase — protein sequence MKKALITGINGQDGSYLAELLLEKGYEVYGLMRRKSVTTFGNIEHRKDEIKFIYADMTDLVSLINAMKISQADEVYNLAAQSFVGTSWEQPVATADIDGIGALNMLEAIRTVKPEARFYQASTSEMFGLVQAIPQTEETPFYPRSPYGVAKLYGHWITKNYRESYGMYACSGILFNHESERRGKEFVTRKITDAIARIKLGVQDVLELGNLDAKRDWGHAKDYVRAMWLMLQQDKADDYVIATNETRTVREFVETAFKHVDIDIVWEGEDEKEIGKDSKTGNIVVRVNPKFYRPAEVDILIGKPTKAETKLGWKREIPFDKLVERMVENDLELVKKEIKLKSL from the coding sequence ATGAAAAAAGCTTTAATTACTGGAATAAACGGTCAGGATGGTTCATATCTGGCAGAATTATTATTAGAGAAGGGATATGAAGTCTATGGACTTATGAGAAGAAAAAGTGTAACTACTTTTGGAAATATTGAACATAGAAAAGATGAAATTAAATTTATATATGCTGACATGACAGATTTAGTTTCTTTAATAAATGCAATGAAGATTTCTCAAGCTGATGAGGTATATAACTTAGCAGCTCAATCATTTGTTGGAACTTCATGGGAACAACCAGTTGCAACAGCTGATATTGATGGAATTGGTGCATTAAATATGCTAGAGGCTATTAGAACTGTAAAACCAGAAGCAAGATTTTATCAAGCCTCTACAAGCGAAATGTTTGGGTTGGTTCAAGCGATTCCTCAAACTGAAGAGACGCCATTTTATCCGAGAAGTCCTTACGGAGTAGCAAAATTATATGGACATTGGATAACTAAAAACTATAGAGAAAGTTATGGCATGTATGCATGTTCAGGAATTTTGTTTAACCACGAATCTGAAAGAAGAGGAAAAGAGTTTGTAACAAGAAAAATTACAGATGCAATTGCTAGAATAAAATTGGGTGTGCAAGATGTATTAGAATTAGGAAACTTAGATGCAAAAAGAGACTGGGGACATGCGAAAGATTATGTTAGAGCAATGTGGCTAATGTTACAGCAAGATAAAGCTGATGACTATGTAATTGCAACAAATGAAACTAGAACAGTTAGAGAATTTGTAGAAACTGCGTTTAAACATGTAGATATTGATATTGTCTGGGAAGGGGAAGATGAGAAGGAAATTGGGAAAGATTCTAAAACTGGTAATATCGTAGTAAGAGTTAATCCTAAATTTTACAGACCGGCAGAAGTTGATATTTTAATTGGAAAGCCTACGAAGGCAGAAACTAAATTGGGATGGAAGAGAGAAATACCGTTTGATAAATTAGTTGAAAGAATGGTTGAAAATGATTTGGAATTAGTTAAAAAGGAAATTAAATTGAAATCACTTTAA
- a CDS encoding mannose-1-phosphate guanylyltransferase, translating to MTSVVIMAGGKGERFWPKSRINLPKQFLSLTDDGKSMIQHTVERVKNLVDIENIYVVTNEMYKNLVSEHIPDIPEANIIIEPAAKNTAPCIGLAAVHIAKKDINSKMIILPSDHLIKFNEIFIDTLKTALDVVEKDDNLATIGITPNYPETGYGYINFKKGEKFKNKANVYEVLSFVEKPNLEKAKEYLASGQYLWNSGMFVWKTSTILKNFKEYLPEIHDGLQKIGESINTEKYENTLKEVFSNLPSESIDYGIMEKADNIYVIPGNFGWDDVGSWLSLERINKTNQDGNVIKGNVISIKTKNSIIQGGDKLIATIGLKDVVIIDTDDAMLICHKNNTQEVKEIISNLRICNRNEYL from the coding sequence TTGACTTCTGTAGTAATAATGGCTGGTGGAAAAGGTGAAAGATTTTGGCCGAAAAGTAGAATAAATTTACCAAAACAATTTTTATCTTTGACAGATGATGGGAAATCTATGATTCAGCATACTGTTGAAAGAGTAAAAAATCTTGTAGATATTGAAAATATCTATGTAGTCACAAATGAAATGTACAAAAATCTGGTTTCAGAACATATTCCAGATATACCTGAAGCAAATATTATTATTGAGCCTGCTGCAAAAAATACAGCACCTTGTATCGGACTTGCTGCAGTTCATATTGCCAAAAAAGATATAAATTCAAAAATGATAATTTTACCTTCAGATCATCTGATTAAATTCAACGAAATCTTTATTGACACATTAAAAACGGCTTTAGATGTAGTAGAAAAAGATGATAATTTAGCAACAATAGGAATTACTCCAAATTATCCTGAAACAGGATACGGATATATTAATTTTAAAAAAGGTGAAAAATTTAAAAATAAAGCAAATGTCTATGAAGTTTTAAGTTTTGTTGAAAAGCCAAATTTAGAAAAAGCTAAAGAATATTTAGCAAGTGGACAATATTTATGGAATAGTGGAATGTTTGTGTGGAAAACTTCAACTATTTTGAAAAACTTTAAAGAATACCTTCCAGAAATACATGATGGTTTACAAAAAATTGGAGAATCAATAAATACAGAAAAATATGAAAATACATTAAAAGAAGTATTCTCAAATCTTCCATCAGAGTCTATAGATTATGGAATTATGGAAAAAGCAGACAACATTTACGTAATTCCAGGGAACTTCGGATGGGATGACGTTGGAAGCTGGCTTTCACTTGAAAGAATCAACAAGACAAATCAAGATGGAAATGTTATAAAAGGAAATGTAATAAGTATAAAGACTAAAAACTCAATAATTCAGGGTGGAGATAAATTAATTGCGACTATTGGACTGAAAGATGTTGTAATTATAGATACTGATGATGCGATGCTAATTTGTCATAAGAATAATACTCAAGAGGTTAAGGAAATTATTAGCAATTTGAGAATTTGTAATAGAAATGAATATTTGTAA
- a CDS encoding glycosyltransferase, with the protein MKIIQVLSNISYGDAVSNDALNIDRILKKKGYLTSIYSIGIDNRLKNRVKEYKDIEKENLKESDVVIYHKAIGTKITYDLQKLKCKKVMRYHNITPSKYFKNYNKIAYNSVKYGRKGLKYAQKYIDYSIADSTYNKNELLELGYKNVEVVPVFISFEDYKKDANLKILQKYNDNKINILFVGRIAPNKSQEDVIKSFYFYNKYINKNSRLILVGNDSGFEKYSKLLKNLVKDLYLEEDVIFSGHIKFDELLAYYKISDLFLCMSEHEGFCVPLVESMYFNIPILAYNSSAIKETLGGSGILVNKKNYLMIAELINQIIENKELKEQIIQNQKKQLNNYKLVNVEKKFLEIIENK; encoded by the coding sequence ATGAAAATAATACAGGTTCTATCTAATATAAGTTACGGAGATGCAGTAAGTAACGATGCGCTAAATATAGATAGAATTCTTAAAAAAAAAGGATATCTTACTAGTATTTATTCAATTGGAATAGACAACAGATTAAAAAATAGAGTTAAAGAATATAAAGATATAGAAAAAGAAAATTTAAAAGAATCAGATGTAGTAATATATCATAAAGCTATTGGAACTAAAATAACTTATGATTTACAAAAATTAAAATGTAAAAAAGTTATGCGCTATCATAATATAACTCCTAGTAAATATTTTAAAAATTATAATAAAATTGCTTATAATAGTGTTAAATATGGAAGAAAAGGATTAAAATATGCACAAAAATATATCGATTATAGTATTGCAGATTCAACATATAATAAAAATGAACTTTTAGAATTGGGATATAAGAATGTAGAAGTAGTTCCTGTTTTTATATCTTTTGAAGATTATAAAAAAGATGCAAATCTCAAAATATTACAAAAATATAATGATAATAAAATAAACATTTTATTTGTTGGAAGGATTGCTCCAAATAAATCACAAGAAGATGTAATAAAATCTTTTTATTTTTATAACAAATATATTAACAAAAACTCGAGATTAATTTTAGTAGGAAATGATAGTGGTTTTGAAAAATACTCTAAATTATTAAAAAATTTAGTTAAAGATTTATATTTAGAAGAAGATGTAATATTTTCTGGACATATAAAATTTGATGAACTTTTAGCTTATTATAAAATATCGGATTTATTTTTATGTATGAGCGAACATGAAGGATTTTGTGTACCTTTAGTTGAAAGTATGTATTTTAATATTCCAATTTTAGCATATAACAGTAGTGCCATAAAAGAAACATTAGGTGGATCGGGTATTTTAGTAAATAAGAAAAATTACTTAATGATAGCAGAATTAATAAATCAAATAATTGAAAACAAAGAATTAAAAGAGCAAATTATTCAAAACCAAAAAAAACAATTAAATAATTATAAATTAGTTAATGTAGAAAAAAAGTTTTTAGAAATAATAGAAAATAAGTAA
- a CDS encoding ABC transporter ATP-binding protein — translation MAKDIVINVKNVEKSFKIYSDKGHTLKERLLFFKQRNSYTRHEVLKGVTLEIEKGEVVGLVGHNGCGKSTLLKLMTKIIYPDKGKIEINGKISSLLELGAGFHPDMTGRENIYTNASIFGLTKKEIDARLDDIIEFSELEEFIDSPVRTYSSGMYMRLAFSVAINVDADILLIDEILAVGDARFQAKCFNKMLELKKSGITIVIVSHDLGSIERLCNRAIWIEKGVITKEGNPHDIVNLYLNRIMSKEKTEGNFESIETDNRFGNKEIEIVDVKICNFNYENTNVYNSNEGLIIQINYKKNKVDLKDTVVGFGIFRDDGLNCYGTNTYIDNFKKISIFENGIIEIRINELQLLRGEYFIDISLHDEFGLHYDFIKKIKKIRVYSKLNDIGIYRIKHEFKHLKEKN, via the coding sequence ATGGCGAAAGATATTGTAATAAATGTAAAGAATGTAGAAAAGAGCTTTAAAATATATAGTGATAAAGGACATACTTTAAAAGAAAGATTGCTTTTTTTTAAACAGAGAAATAGTTATACAAGACATGAAGTTTTAAAAGGAGTAACGTTAGAAATTGAAAAAGGAGAAGTTGTTGGATTAGTTGGACATAATGGCTGTGGAAAAAGTACATTATTAAAATTGATGACAAAAATAATTTATCCTGATAAAGGGAAAATAGAAATAAATGGAAAGATTTCAAGTCTTTTGGAATTAGGAGCAGGATTTCATCCTGATATGACTGGAAGAGAAAACATTTATACAAATGCTTCTATTTTTGGACTTACGAAAAAAGAAATAGATGCTAGATTAGATGATATCATAGAATTTTCTGAATTAGAAGAGTTTATAGATAGTCCTGTTAGAACATATTCTTCAGGAATGTATATGAGACTGGCTTTTTCTGTTGCGATAAACGTTGATGCGGATATTTTGTTGATTGATGAAATTTTAGCAGTTGGTGATGCTAGGTTTCAAGCTAAGTGTTTTAATAAAATGTTGGAGTTAAAAAAAAGTGGTATTACAATCGTGATAGTATCACATGATTTGGGATCAATTGAAAGATTATGTAATAGGGCTATATGGATTGAAAAAGGCGTAATAACCAAAGAAGGGAATCCTCATGATATAGTTAATTTATATTTAAACAGAATTATGTCTAAAGAAAAGACTGAGGGAAATTTTGAATCAATTGAAACTGATAATAGATTTGGGAATAAAGAGATTGAAATTGTTGATGTAAAAATATGTAATTTTAATTATGAAAATACCAATGTTTATAATTCAAATGAAGGGCTAATAATTCAAATAAATTATAAAAAAAATAAAGTAGATTTAAAAGATACTGTAGTAGGATTCGGTATTTTTAGAGATGACGGATTAAATTGTTATGGAACTAATACATACATTGATAATTTTAAAAAAATTAGTATATTTGAAAATGGAATAATAGAAATAAGAATTAACGAATTACAATTATTACGAGGAGAATACTTTATTGATATTTCTTTACATGATGAGTTTGGATTACACTATGATTTTATAAAAAAAATAAAAAAAATAAGAGTATATAGTAAACTAAATGATATAGGAATTTATAGAATAAAACATGAATTTAAACATTTAAAGGAGAAAAATTGA
- a CDS encoding glycosyltransferase: MKKKILFIVNYYYPYISGLSETVRILAEYFAEKGHEVTVLCENHNSKEILSEEIINKVRIVRAKILFKINKGMVSTDFIFKAIKISNEFDVINMHIPMLEAGLISTFLKKKRIITTYHCDIDLEKGIFNSFIKIIMNFSNSLCLKNSYKILNASLDYGKHSKLASRYTEKLVEVGTTIKEFFPVEIKKNKNKKIIGFCGRIVMEKGIDVLIKAYQIIQTKRSDVELLIGGDYKNIAGGSIYPKLKKFINDNNLKNIRFLGKISDDEMQFFYSSLDVFVLPSVNPLEAFGLVQVEAMLCGTPVVSSDLYGVRTIVQNTGMGLIHERGNANQLAECILKILEDPSKYTKTREEILKIYNTKKCALGYETYFDEAIKERNDKRC, from the coding sequence ATGAAAAAAAAAATACTATTTATAGTTAATTATTATTATCCATATATAAGTGGTTTATCTGAAACTGTCAGAATATTAGCAGAATACTTTGCGGAAAAAGGTCATGAAGTTACAGTCTTATGTGAAAATCATAATTCAAAAGAAATTTTAAGTGAAGAAATTATAAATAAAGTAAGAATAGTAAGAGCAAAAATATTATTTAAAATAAATAAAGGAATGGTAAGTACAGATTTTATTTTTAAAGCTATTAAAATTTCTAATGAATTTGATGTTATTAATATGCATATTCCAATGTTAGAAGCAGGATTAATCAGTACATTTTTAAAGAAAAAAAGGATCATTACAACATATCATTGTGATATTGATTTAGAAAAGGGCATTTTTAATAGTTTTATAAAAATTATAATGAATTTTTCAAATTCATTATGTTTAAAAAATTCTTATAAAATCTTAAATGCTAGTCTTGATTACGGAAAACATTCAAAATTAGCTTCAAGATATACTGAAAAATTAGTAGAAGTTGGAACAACTATAAAAGAATTTTTTCCAGTAGAAATTAAGAAGAATAAAAATAAGAAAATCATTGGATTTTGTGGAAGAATTGTTATGGAAAAGGGAATAGATGTGCTAATAAAAGCTTATCAAATAATTCAAACAAAAAGGAGTGATGTAGAACTATTAATAGGAGGAGATTATAAAAATATAGCAGGAGGAAGTATTTATCCTAAATTAAAAAAGTTTATAAATGACAATAATTTAAAAAATATAAGATTCTTAGGAAAAATATCTGATGATGAAATGCAATTTTTTTATTCTTCACTTGATGTTTTTGTATTACCAAGTGTTAATCCGTTGGAGGCTTTTGGTTTAGTTCAAGTCGAAGCAATGTTATGTGGGACTCCTGTTGTATCTTCTGATTTATACGGAGTAAGAACAATTGTTCAAAATACAGGTATGGGACTTATACATGAACGAGGAAATGCAAATCAACTTGCTGAATGTATTTTAAAAATTCTAGAAGATCCATCTAAATATACAAAAACTAGAGAAGAAATATTAAAAATTTATAATACAAAAAAGTGTGCTTTAGGATATGAGACATATTTTGATGAAGCAATTAAGGAGAGAAATGACAAAAGATGCTAA
- a CDS encoding ABC transporter permease — protein sequence MKIIKELYDYREMLSNLVKKDLKVRYKGSVLGFLWTFLNPLLQLIVYTIVFSTIMKVNIDKFYIYLFIGLIPWLFFATCIQAGSTSILMNKDLIKKIYFPRIILPISTVNSAFMNMFYSMIVVLLTILVSGIGFSKYVLLLPLAMIMQYILVLGMTFIFSALNVYFRDLEYILNIIVMIWFYLTPIVYEIKMIPERFRFWFYLNPMTGIINFYRNILYYKRMPSFNAFGGILIYGIIMIIIGYFVFEKLQKNFAEEL from the coding sequence ATGAAAATTATAAAAGAGTTGTATGATTATCGGGAGATGCTTTCAAATTTGGTAAAGAAGGATTTAAAAGTTAGATACAAAGGTTCAGTATTGGGATTTTTGTGGACTTTTTTAAATCCGCTTTTGCAGTTAATTGTTTATACGATAGTATTTTCAACAATTATGAAAGTTAATATAGATAAATTTTATATATATTTATTTATTGGATTAATTCCTTGGTTGTTTTTTGCTACTTGTATTCAAGCAGGGTCTACAAGTATTTTGATGAATAAAGATTTGATAAAAAAAATATACTTTCCAAGAATTATACTACCTATTTCAACAGTAAATTCTGCTTTCATGAATATGTTTTACAGTATGATAGTTGTGTTATTGACAATATTGGTCAGTGGTATTGGGTTTAGCAAATATGTATTACTTTTACCACTTGCTATGATTATGCAATATATTCTAGTATTAGGAATGACTTTTATATTTTCTGCTTTAAATGTATATTTTAGAGATTTAGAATATATTTTAAATATTATAGTGATGATATGGTTTTATTTAACTCCAATAGTTTATGAAATTAAAATGATACCAGAAAGATTTCGTTTTTGGTTTTATTTGAATCCGATGACAGGAATAATTAATTTTTATAGAAATATTCTATATTATAAACGAATGCCAAGTTTTAATGCATTTGGTGGAATATTAATTTATGGAATAATTATGATTATCATTGGATATTTTGTATTTGAAAAATTACAAAAAAACTTTGCGGAGGAACTATAA
- a CDS encoding nucleotidyltransferase family protein, translating into MEAIVLVGGKGTRLRSVVSDVPKPMAPVKDKPFLEYLLNELIDQGISKAVLAVGYKAEIIIEYFGNRYKNIEIEYSIEENSLGTGGAIKKALELTTESNIVIVNGDTFSKVNLVEMMRKHLKNRADLTIATKTMRKFDRYGQVLSENDKIVGFREKQYCDEGNINIGTYIIKKNFFKDVKTEEIFSFENDIMEKYFDEMNFISYLSDTIFIDIGIPEDYEKIQNII; encoded by the coding sequence ATGGAAGCTATAGTATTAGTAGGAGGAAAAGGGACTAGACTAAGATCAGTTGTTTCTGATGTTCCTAAACCAATGGCTCCTGTGAAGGATAAACCGTTCCTGGAGTATTTATTAAATGAGTTAATTGATCAAGGAATAAGTAAAGCAGTATTAGCAGTCGGTTATAAAGCAGAAATAATTATAGAATATTTTGGAAATAGGTATAAGAACATTGAAATTGAATATTCAATAGAGGAAAACTCTTTAGGAACTGGCGGAGCAATAAAAAAAGCATTGGAATTAACTACAGAAAGCAACATCGTAATCGTTAATGGCGATACATTTTCAAAGGTCAATTTAGTGGAAATGATGAGAAAACATTTAAAGAATAGAGCAGACTTAACAATAGCAACAAAGACTATGAGAAAATTTGACAGATATGGCCAAGTTTTAAGTGAAAATGATAAAATAGTAGGTTTCAGGGAAAAACAGTATTGTGATGAAGGAAATATAAATATAGGAACATATATAATAAAGAAAAATTTTTTTAAAGATGTAAAAACAGAGGAAATTTTTTCTTTTGAAAATGATATTATGGAAAAATATTTTGATGAAATGAATTTTATAAGTTATTTGTCAGATACAATATTTATTGATATAGGAATTCCTGAAGATTATGAAAAGATTCAAAATATTATTTAA
- a CDS encoding D-sedoheptulose-7-phosphate isomerase, translated as MKNFIKKQIEDSYKTKKMILENEEIIELIKEVGEKTIEVYKNGKKTIIAGNGGSAADAQHMAGEFVSKFYFDRPGLKSLAITTDTSILTAIGNDYGYDRVFARQLEANGDEGDIFFAISTSGNSKNIVEALKVCKEKGILTVGLTGEKIGKMDELCDYVIKVPSTETPRIQESHLLIEHMICAIVEEAIFGKGF; from the coding sequence ATGAAAAATTTTATAAAGAAGCAAATTGAAGATTCTTATAAAACAAAAAAAATGATATTAGAAAATGAGGAAATAATAGAATTAATAAAAGAAGTTGGAGAAAAAACAATAGAAGTTTATAAGAATGGTAAAAAAACAATAATTGCTGGAAACGGAGGAAGTGCAGCAGATGCTCAACATATGGCAGGAGAATTTGTAAGCAAATTCTATTTTGATAGACCAGGATTGAAATCATTAGCAATAACGACAGATACTTCGATTTTAACAGCAATTGGGAATGATTATGGATATGATAGAGTTTTTGCAAGACAATTAGAAGCAAATGGAGATGAAGGAGATATATTTTTTGCTATTTCAACTTCTGGAAATTCTAAAAATATAGTTGAAGCATTAAAAGTGTGCAAAGAAAAAGGTATACTAACAGTTGGATTGACAGGAGAAAAAATTGGGAAAATGGATGAACTTTGTGATTATGTTATTAAAGTACCATCAACTGAAACACCAAGAATTCAAGAATCTCATCTTCTGATTGAACATATGATATGTGCAATTGTAGAAGAAGCTATATTTGGGAAAGGTTTTTAG
- a CDS encoding GtrA family protein, whose translation MTKDAKELIRYLFFGAITVGINILLLKLFIDLGVYYILSNIISYFIAVVINYIFNKYYVFKSFEIKKTKIINEQFLKFVGMRIVSLILDNFLFYICVSILQYPIYLSRIVLTIIIIALTFILNKFFIFVNK comes from the coding sequence ATGACAAAAGATGCTAAAGAGTTAATAAGATATCTATTTTTTGGTGCAATAACAGTTGGAATAAATATACTACTATTAAAATTATTTATTGATCTAGGAGTATATTATATCTTATCAAATATAATATCCTACTTTATAGCAGTTGTAATTAACTATATTTTCAATAAATATTATGTGTTCAAAAGTTTTGAAATAAAAAAAACTAAAATTATAAATGAGCAATTTTTAAAATTTGTTGGAATGCGAATAGTTTCTTTAATTTTAGATAATTTTTTATTTTATATATGTGTAAGTATATTGCAATATCCAATATATTTGAGCCGAATTGTTTTAACAATCATTATTATTGCATTAACTTTTATTTTAAATAAATTTTTTATATTTGTAAACAAATAA
- a CDS encoding GDP-mannose 4,6-dehydratase encodes MKALITGVDGFVGKYLSEYLLEQGYKVYGTIIAENYKNDKINVKKMNLLDTEQVNEVINDVKPDKIFHLAGQSAVGLSWEKPVLTVDINVNGTLNLLEAVRNYSKDSKILIIGSSDQYGPIKPEECPIKENKIQNPQSPYGVSKKAQEEMCKLYVNAYNMNIVMVRAFNHIGAGQSKNFVVADFASKIAQIEKGSEPVLKVGNLETFRDFTDVRDIVRGYALLLEKGKIGEIYNIGSGKEIKVSELLNKLVSMSKEKIKIEIDPNKFRPVDVPLVVCDNSKIRKDTGWKTEFFIDDTLREVLEYWRNLV; translated from the coding sequence ATGAAAGCATTAATAACAGGTGTTGATGGTTTTGTAGGGAAATATTTATCTGAATATCTTTTAGAACAAGGTTATAAAGTATATGGAACAATAATAGCAGAAAATTATAAAAATGATAAAATTAATGTAAAAAAAATGAATTTATTGGATACAGAACAGGTGAATGAAGTTATAAATGATGTAAAACCAGATAAAATATTTCATTTGGCAGGACAAAGCGCTGTAGGACTTTCATGGGAAAAGCCTGTTTTGACTGTAGATATAAATGTAAATGGAACATTGAATTTACTTGAAGCAGTAAGAAATTACAGTAAAGATTCTAAAATATTAATCATTGGTTCAAGTGATCAATATGGTCCAATAAAACCAGAAGAGTGTCCAATCAAAGAAAATAAAATTCAAAATCCACAAAGTCCTTATGGTGTAAGTAAAAAAGCACAGGAAGAAATGTGTAAACTTTATGTGAATGCTTATAACATGAATATAGTAATGGTAAGAGCTTTTAATCATATTGGAGCAGGGCAAAGTAAAAACTTTGTTGTAGCTGATTTTGCAAGTAAAATTGCTCAGATTGAAAAAGGAAGTGAGCCTGTATTAAAAGTGGGGAATTTAGAAACTTTTAGAGATTTTACAGATGTCAGGGATATTGTTAGAGGTTATGCTCTGCTTTTAGAAAAGGGAAAAATTGGAGAGATTTACAATATCGGTTCAGGTAAAGAAATAAAAGTAAGTGAACTTTTAAATAAGTTGGTAAGTATGTCAAAGGAAAAAATAAAAATAGAGATTGATCCTAATAAGTTTAGACCTGTGGATGTGCCGCTTGTAGTGTGTGATAACAGTAAAATTAGAAAGGATACAGGGTGGAAAACAGAATTTTTTATTGATGATACATTGAGAGAAGTATTGGAATATTGGAGAAATTTAGTTTAA